One window of the Populus trichocarpa isolate Nisqually-1 chromosome 9, P.trichocarpa_v4.1, whole genome shotgun sequence genome contains the following:
- the LOC7454857 gene encoding probable protein phosphatase 2C 25, translating into MQQIQRQTNQRTKGVTKSERSKTQNKHHTRRKKMSCSVAVSNSPVFSPSTTLFRSKTVVSIPSPPAETIALTLTHSKPTTQSPSSSTTSCSSPSPFRYRLQKPLTGFNSSSSLASGSGAAATLLKRKRPTRLDIPVVMGFGGGLATPREVEGAELEREGYGYSVYCKRGRREAMEDRFSAVVDLEGDAKQAFFAIFDGHGGAKAAEFAAGNLDKNILDEVARRDEEDIKDAVKYGYLNTDAQFLKEDIRGGSCCVTALIRKGNLVVSNAGDCRAVMSRGGVAEALTADHRPSREDEKDRIESMGGYVDLIHGTWRIQGSLAVSRGIGDNHLKQWVIAEPDTNVVRIKPDHEFLILASDGLWDKVGNQEAVDIARRLCLGVEKAEPLSACKKLADLSVLRGSCDDISVMLIQLGRYV; encoded by the exons ATGCAACAGATTCAGAGACAAACAAACCAGAGAACAAAAGGAGTCACAAAAAGCGAACGTAGTAAAACTCAAAACAAACATCAcacgagaagaaaaaaaatgtcgtGCTCTGTTGCCGTGTCGAATTCTCCTGTATTCTCTCCATCAACAACTCTCTTCCGCAGCAAAACAGTGGTATCAATCCCTTCACCACCAGCAGAAACCATAGCACTAACACTAACCCATTCAAAACCAACAACACAATCTCCATCTTCTTCAACTacttcttgttcttctccctCTCCGTTTCGATATCGCCTTCAAAAACCATTAACTGGgttcaattcttcttcttctctggcTTCGGGTTCGGGGGCGGCCGCGACGCTCTTGAAGAGGAAGAGGCCGACGAGGCTGGATATACCGGTTGTTATGGGGTTTGGAGGAGGGCTGGCGACGCCCAGGGAGGTGGAGGGAGCGGAACTGGAGAGAGAAGGGTATGGCTATTCTGTTTATTGTAAGAGAGGAAGGAGAGAGGCTATGGAGGATCGCTTTTCTGCCGTCGTTGACCTTGAAGGAGATGCCAAGCAG GCTTTCTTTGCTATTTTTGATGGACATGGGGGTGCTAAAGCTGCTGAATTTGCAGCAGGGAATTTagataagaatattttagatGAAGTTGCTAGGAGGGACGAAGAAGACATTAAGGATGCGGTTAAGTATGGTTATTTGAATACCGATGCTCAGTTTTTAAAAGAAGATATTAGAGGTGGCTCCTGCTGCGTGACAGCTTTAATTAGGAAGGGGAACCTTGTTGTATCTAATGCCGGTGATTGTCGTGCTGTTATGAGTAGAGGAGGTGTTGCTGAGGCCCTCACAGCCGATCACCGGCCTTCCAGGGAAGACGAGAAGGACAGGATTGAGTCCATG GGTGGCTATGTTGATTTAATCCATGGAACTTGGAGAATTCAGGGATCCTTGGCTGTGTCCAGGGGAATTGGAGATAATCATCTTAAACAGTGGGTAATAGCTGAGCCTGACACAAACGTTGTTAGAATTAAGCCAGATCATGAGTTCTTAATCTTAGCTTCTGATGGCTTATGGGATAAG GTTGGTAATCAAGAAGCTGTTGATATTGCTCGCCGATTGTGCTTAGGGGTTGAAAAGGCAGAACCATTATCTGCCTGTAAAAAGCTTGCTGATCTCTCTGTTTTGCGAGGCTCTTGTGATGATATTAGTGTGATGCTGATCCAATTGGGACGCTATGTATGA
- the LOC7454855 gene encoding mitogen-activated protein kinase kinase kinase 18 translates to MVSWVRGKCVGKGSFGSVNLAFNKQTGAVFAVKTASEANQVQALDNEIKILSSLSSPFIVKFLGDDVSFENSRACRNLHMEYLPGGTVADLASSTQRFADVNEETVRSFTYCIVSALKYIHSRGIVHCDVKGRNILLGHSFDSVKLADFGSAIDATSGEPLLPRGSPLWMAPEVIKREYQGPESDVWSLGCTIIEMVTGKPAWEDHGVDSLSRIGFSNELPELPGQLSVLGRDFLKKCLEREPSKRWSCDQLLEHPFLASVSPNLLGNELSPRCVLDWFNSDFEEDIDVMERGMSSSFENIEVAARNRIGKLVASGGVNWETKDGWVEVRSCCGHRGRGEEEELGTSSVYSSDSAWISEEGCIKWEVCNSIGGELHVDGSNRSISCGICWCGAVCSGRKGGGGLSCHYGSQKVELSVEGCELLVLVGIYHILLCNLLLYLLQFMRTIRHNFILYSKLLLLGLVHACECVYIQLCFQSSYGVVLLFTGCRTTILTYSNTTA, encoded by the coding sequence ATGGTTTCTTGGGTTAGAGGAAAGTGCGTAGGCAAAGGCTCGTTTGGCTCCGTCAACTTGGCTTTCAACAAACAAACTGGTGCCGTTTTCGCCGTGAAGACTGCCAGTGAAGCAAATCAAGTTCAGGCGTTAGACAACGAAATCAAGATTCTAAGCTCGCTATCTTCTCCTTTTATAGTTAAATTCCTCGGCGACGACGTCTCGTTTGAGAACTCGAGAGCTTGTCGGAATCTTCACATGGAGTACTTGCCCGGCGGCACCGTTGCTGACCTGGCTTCATCAACTCAACGTTTCGCTGATGTGAACGAGGAGACTGTTCGGTCATTTACTTACTGTATAGTCTCTGCTTTGAAGTACATACACTCAAGAGGTATTGTTCACTGTGATGTTAAAGGACGGAATATTCTATTGGGTCACAGTTTCGATTCCGTTAAACTAGCAGATTTCGGGTCCGCGATTGACGCCACAAGCGGCGAGCCTCTCTTGCCCCGTGGAAGTCCGTTGTGGATGGCTCCGGAGGTGATTAAACGAGAATACCAGGGACCGGAAAGTGACGTTTGGTCTTTGGGCTGCACAATTATCGAGATGGTCACTGGAAAACCGGCCTGGGAGGATCACGGGGTTGACTCACTAAGTCGAATCGGGTTTTCAAACGAGTTGCCCGAGTTGCCGGGTCAGCTGTCTGTACTCGGTCGGGATTTTTTGAAGAAGTGTTTGGAGAGGGAACCAAGTAAGCGGTGGAGCTGTGATCAGCTACTGGAGCATCCATTCTTAGCTTCCGTGAGTCCTAATTTGTTGGGCAACGAATTGTCTCCACGTTGCGTACTTGATTGGTTTAATTCAGATTTCGAGGAAGATATTGACGTAATGGAACGTGGGATGAGTTCGAGTTTTGAGAATATTGAGGTTGCGGCTAGAAATAGGATTGGTAAATTGGTGGCAAGTGGGGGGGTAAATTGGGAAACAAAAGATGGCTGGGTGGAGGTGAGGAGCTGTTGCGGGCATCGTGGAAGAGGAGAGGAGGAAGAATTGGGGACAAGTTCGGTATATTCTTCTGATTCGGCGTGGATAAGTGAGGAAGGGTGTATAAAATGGGAAGTTTGTAATTCCATTGGCGGTGAATTACACGTTGACGGGTCTAACAGGTCGATCTCTTGTGGAATTTGCTGGTGTGGTGCGGTGTGCTCAGGCAGGAAAGGGGGTGGTGGTTTGAGTTGTCATTATGGGTCACAAAAGGTGGAGCTATCGGTGGAGGGGTGTGAGTTGCTGGTGTTGGTAGGGATTTACCACATATTGTTGTGTAATTTGTTATTGTATTTACTGCAATTTATGAGAACAATAAGacataattttatcctttattcTAAACTTTTATTACTGGGTTTAGTTCATGCATGTGAATGTGTGTATATCCAGCTGTGTTTTCAGTCCAGTTATGGAGTTGTTCTGCTCTTTACAGGGTGTAGAACTACTATTCTGACATATAGTAACACAACAGCATGA